A stretch of Arcobacter sp. F2176 DNA encodes these proteins:
- the hisC gene encoding histidinol-phosphate transaminase encodes MKFNEVLENVTTYEAGKPIELVVREYGVDPKDVIKLASNENPYGTSPKVTAKIQELVKNMFVYPDDSMYELKEALGKKFDVDSSNVIIGSGSDQIIEFCVHAKCEKDSKILMAKTTFAMYEIYGKQTGSQIIKTESHTHDLAQFLALYKKHGADVIFLCLPNNPLGEAVDTKDVYEFLEQVDSETLVVVDGAYNEFAAYKDENKKVIPQDLISKFPNCIYLGTFSKAYALGGMRVGYGIAGADIIKTLYKLRAPFNITTLTLAAAIEALKDEEFVTTCIAKNFEEMKRYEEYAKSRGFDYIPSYTNFIAIYMGDKYISKEVAQKLLELGIIVRDLTGYGQNAIRITIGTNEQNTKVFSMLDEVLEKLK; translated from the coding sequence ATGAAATTTAATGAAGTTTTAGAAAATGTTACAACTTATGAAGCTGGAAAACCAATTGAATTAGTTGTTAGAGAGTATGGTGTAGATCCAAAAGATGTTATAAAATTGGCTTCAAATGAGAATCCATATGGAACAAGTCCAAAAGTTACTGCTAAAATTCAAGAGTTAGTAAAGAATATGTTTGTTTATCCAGATGATTCTATGTATGAGTTAAAAGAGGCTTTAGGTAAAAAGTTTGATGTTGATTCATCTAATGTTATTATTGGTTCTGGAAGTGATCAAATTATAGAATTTTGTGTACATGCAAAATGTGAAAAAGACTCTAAAATACTTATGGCAAAAACAACATTTGCTATGTATGAGATTTATGGTAAACAAACAGGTTCTCAAATAATAAAAACAGAATCTCATACCCATGATTTAGCACAATTTTTAGCTTTGTACAAGAAACATGGTGCTGATGTTATATTTTTATGTTTGCCAAATAATCCCTTAGGTGAAGCTGTAGATACAAAAGATGTATATGAGTTTTTAGAACAAGTTGATAGTGAGACCTTAGTTGTAGTTGATGGAGCTTATAATGAATTTGCAGCATATAAAGATGAAAATAAAAAAGTAATACCACAAGATTTAATTAGTAAATTTCCAAATTGTATTTACTTAGGTACTTTTTCAAAAGCTTATGCTTTAGGTGGTATGAGAGTTGGATATGGTATTGCTGGGGCTGATATTATAAAAACTCTTTATAAATTAAGAGCACCATTTAATATTACAACTTTAACACTAGCAGCAGCTATTGAAGCATTAAAAGATGAAGAGTTTGTAACTACTTGTATTGCTAAAAACTTTGAAGAGATGAAAAGATATGAAGAGTATGCAAAATCAAGAGGTTTTGATTATATTCCTTCATATACAAATTTTATTGCAATTTATATGGGAGATAAATATATCTCTAAAGAAGTAGCTCAAAAGCTTTTAGAACTGGGTATTATAGTTAGAGATTTAACTGGATATGGACAAAATGCAATAAGAATTACAATTGGTACAAATGAACAAAATACAAAAGTATTTTCTATGTTGGATGAAGTGTTAGAAAAATTAAAATAG
- a CDS encoding HAD-IIA family hydrolase, translated as MNKAYFIDVQGTLIDDINKDPINGAIEFIDTLNEKNIPYVVITNNTKFKSEDFKKFLNDKGFNIKNYIDPFYILNTVTNEKTVAAFGTDEFLKTMVDLGYILDYENPKELIVSIKKDYTNEDYASMIEIALMVNSIIGMHDTSIYSKDGRRYPGVGAIMKMIKFATNKDYKVVGKPSIGFFQSAKNIINVDFKDIMIVSDDMIGDLIGAQNLGMSSCLVLSGKIKSEEEILSTLDEKDKPNFICKDIGGVLNLLNKGEI; from the coding sequence ATGAATAAAGCTTATTTCATTGATGTACAAGGTACATTAATTGATGATATTAATAAAGATCCAATAAATGGTGCAATAGAATTTATTGACACTTTAAATGAAAAAAACATACCTTATGTTGTAATTACAAACAACACTAAATTTAAAAGCGAAGATTTTAAAAAGTTTTTAAATGACAAAGGATTTAATATAAAAAATTATATTGATCCTTTTTATATCTTAAACACTGTAACAAATGAAAAAACAGTTGCAGCATTTGGGACAGATGAATTTTTAAAAACAATGGTTGATTTGGGTTATATTTTAGATTATGAAAATCCAAAAGAGTTAATAGTCTCTATTAAAAAAGATTACACAAATGAAGATTATGCTTCTATGATAGAAATTGCTCTAATGGTAAATAGCATAATTGGTATGCATGATACTTCTATATACTCAAAAGATGGAAGAAGATACCCAGGTGTTGGGGCAATTATGAAGATGATAAAATTTGCCACTAATAAAGACTATAAGGTAGTTGGAAAACCTTCTATTGGGTTTTTTCAAAGTGCTAAAAATATTATTAATGTAGATTTTAAAGATATAATGATAGTCTCTGATGATATGATAGGTGATTTAATAGGAGCTCAAAATTTGGGTATGAGTTCTTGTTTGGTATTAAGTGGAAAAATAAAAAGTGAAGAAGAGATACTATCTACTTTAGATGAAAAAGATAAACCTAATTTTATATGTAAAGATATAGGTGGAGTTTTGAATCTTTTAAATAAAGGTGAAATATGA
- a CDS encoding tellurium resistance protein TerC, producing the protein MLNSISGILIFLSFLFTNIAYFLDSNLLNYASYFAWIAFLLLFITLAKKKIIVTLLILSLLCFLFSYIKGFDINFIKALSINQYLLTLLIGVTFLKLIATPKFEKKAKIESGKSSFFKTYLGVHLFGSVINLSSLILIADKMYKKGPLSKLQLVVLTRAFSSDAYWSPFFVAFAAALTYLPNFDKSTIFFSGIILALISLIVTYFEVGKKFEMDSFQGYPISLETLYIPVLLVIFILITKYYEENLKVIILVSIYSLLLTIFISLIKVNFTKTLSLFKQHITSDLPKMKMEISLFLVAGLFGVSVSTILNGYHVTVPFTQFTYMEASITLLGFILLSFIGIHPIITIAVIASFLLQFNHTLLAVTFLMAWAITVSSSPFSGLNLTIQSRYNVEAKEVFLLNLPFIIKMYIVCVLALYILDKFIL; encoded by the coding sequence TTGCTAAATAGTATTTCAGGAATATTGATATTTTTATCTTTTTTATTTACAAATATTGCATACTTCTTAGATAGTAATCTTTTGAATTATGCAAGCTATTTTGCTTGGATAGCTTTTTTATTGCTTTTTATCACATTGGCTAAAAAGAAAATTATAGTTACACTTTTGATTTTGAGCTTATTGTGCTTTTTATTTTCATATATAAAAGGCTTTGATATAAACTTTATAAAAGCCTTGAGTATAAACCAATACCTTCTTACTTTACTTATAGGAGTTACCTTTTTAAAACTTATTGCCACACCAAAGTTTGAAAAAAAAGCAAAAATTGAATCAGGTAAAAGCTCTTTTTTTAAAACCTATTTAGGCGTGCATCTTTTTGGTTCAGTGATAAATCTTTCTTCTTTGATTTTAATAGCTGATAAAATGTATAAAAAAGGTCCACTATCAAAATTGCAGTTAGTTGTACTTACAAGAGCTTTCTCTTCGGATGCTTATTGGTCACCATTTTTCGTAGCCTTTGCAGCTGCTTTAACATATTTGCCAAACTTTGATAAATCAACAATCTTTTTTAGTGGAATCATCCTTGCTCTTATATCTTTAATAGTAACTTATTTTGAAGTTGGTAAAAAGTTCGAAATGGACAGTTTCCAAGGTTATCCTATCTCTTTAGAAACACTTTATATCCCAGTATTATTAGTAATATTTATTTTGATTACAAAATATTATGAAGAGAACTTGAAAGTTATTATTTTAGTGAGTATTTATTCTTTATTATTGACTATTTTTATTTCACTAATAAAAGTAAATTTTACAAAAACACTTTCTTTATTTAAACAACATATTACAAGTGATTTACCTAAAATGAAGATGGAGATATCACTATTTTTGGTTGCTGGTTTATTTGGAGTTTCTGTTAGTACGATTTTAAATGGATACCATGTAACAGTTCCATTTACGCAGTTTACTTATATGGAAGCTTCTATTACTTTATTGGGATTTATATTATTGTCTTTTATAGGAATTCATCCTATTATTACTATTGCTGTTATTGCTAGTTTTTTACTTCAGTTCAATCATACTTTATTGGCAGTTACTTTTTTAATGGCTTGGGCAATTACTGTTTCTTCTTCACCTTTTAGTGGATTAAATTTGACCATCCAATCAAGATACAATGTAGAAGCAAAAGAGGTGTTTTTATTAAATCTTCCATTTATAATAAAGATGTACATAGTTTGCGTATTAGCACTTTATATTTTAGATAAGTTTATACTATAA
- the lysA gene encoding diaminopimelate decarboxylase, whose translation MNINFKELANKYKTPYYVYDFDYITSQYNELKDAFKARKSLVAYAVKANSNLSVIKHLANLGAGADCVSIGEVKRALKVGIAPYKIIFSGVGKIDDEIREALSLDILMINVESDAELNRVEMIAKELGKIARISIRVNPNIDPQTHPYISTGLHENKFGVDIDTAKRMYIQCKNSDNLDPVGIHLHIGSQLTQLDPIKESVKIVADLVRNLKAIKIELSFMDIGGGLGIVYDNEKLIDTNEYAQSVLETMFGLDITVVCEPGRFMVGNAGTFITKVLYEKVNGDKRFVIVDGAMNDLIRPALYNAQHKIEVIDKSSDISDCNLVGPICESGDFFAKNIKLPKTEHNDLVAIYSAGAYCFTMASNYNTRGRVAEIAVENGKDRLIRKRETFEDIIALEEEFIK comes from the coding sequence ATGAATATTAATTTTAAAGAATTAGCAAACAAATATAAAACACCTTATTATGTGTATGATTTTGATTATATTACAAGTCAATATAATGAATTAAAAGATGCTTTTAAAGCCAGAAAATCATTGGTTGCATATGCTGTTAAAGCAAACTCAAATTTATCTGTTATTAAACACCTTGCCAATCTTGGTGCTGGTGCTGATTGTGTATCTATTGGTGAAGTAAAACGTGCTTTAAAAGTGGGAATTGCTCCTTATAAAATCATTTTCTCAGGGGTTGGGAAGATTGATGATGAGATAAGAGAAGCTCTTAGTTTAGATATTTTGATGATAAATGTTGAAAGTGATGCTGAATTAAATAGAGTAGAGATGATTGCAAAAGAGTTAGGTAAAATTGCTCGAATTTCTATTAGAGTTAATCCAAACATTGACCCTCAAACACATCCATATATTTCAACTGGATTACATGAGAATAAATTTGGAGTTGATATTGATACTGCAAAAAGAATGTATATCCAATGTAAAAACTCGGATAATCTAGATCCTGTTGGAATTCATTTGCATATTGGTTCTCAATTAACTCAACTAGACCCTATAAAAGAGTCTGTAAAAATTGTAGCTGATTTAGTTAGAAACTTAAAAGCTATAAAAATAGAGCTATCTTTTATGGATATTGGTGGAGGACTTGGTATTGTTTATGATAATGAGAAACTTATTGATACAAATGAGTATGCACAATCAGTATTAGAGACTATGTTTGGACTTGATATAACAGTTGTATGTGAACCAGGTAGATTTATGGTTGGAAATGCTGGAACTTTTATTACAAAAGTTTTATATGAAAAAGTAAATGGTGATAAAAGATTTGTGATAGTTGATGGGGCTATGAATGACTTAATTAGACCAGCTTTATACAACGCTCAACACAAAATTGAAGTTATTGATAAAAGTTCTGATATATCTGATTGTAATTTAGTTGGACCTATTTGTGAAAGTGGAGACTTTTTTGCAAAAAATATTAAATTACCAAAAACTGAGCATAATGATTTAGTGGCTATTTATTCTGCAGGGGCCTATTGCTTCACGATGGCATCTAACTACAATACAAGAGGTAGAGTTGCTGAAATTGCTGTGGAAAATGGTAAAGATAGACTTATAAGAAAAAGAGAAACTTTTGAAGATATAATTGCACTTGAAGAGGAATTTATAAAATAA
- the dxs gene encoding 1-deoxy-D-xylulose-5-phosphate synthase: MKIKNKSPKELEEVSQKIRDRIIDVVSRKGGHFSSTLGAVELTVGMHYVFDSNKDPFIFDVSHQCYPHKLITGRWEEFETIRQFNGLSGFTKPKESDADYFVAGHSSTSLSLAVGAAKAIKLKKEDRVPVVMIGDGSMTAGMVYEALNEIGDLKLPMVIILNDNEMSIAKPIGAISKYLSKLLAGKYYQGFKTKVDKFIKNNMPEGTTYIAKRMEEAMKLITPGILFEEMGVDYIGPIDGHDIKEVLETLEIAKAMKKPVIVHAHTVKGKGYKIAEGQHECWHGVGPFNVEDGAFVKKEAPKSATAVFADALLELATKHENVVGVTAAMPSGTGIDKLMDKFPERFWDVAIAEQHAITSMAAMAKEGFKPFITIYSTFLQRGFDQIIHDVCLLSMPVVFAIDRAGIVGNDGETHQGTFDISFLRFIPNIVLFAPRCNETLKLGLEFAYTLNSPCAIRYPRGAFKEVCAEASPFELGKAELLKEGTSNKLFIAYGAGVGRACETEKLHSEDIAILDLRFVKPLDKDTLKELAKKYDDWYVFSDSQKQGGVGSAILEFLNEEKVCVNLTSFEYEDDFIVHGDTKVVEESLGLLPQQLADKVK, from the coding sequence ATGAAAATAAAAAACAAATCGCCAAAAGAATTAGAAGAAGTAAGTCAAAAAATCAGAGATAGAATAATAGATGTTGTATCGAGAAAAGGTGGACATTTTTCTTCAACTCTTGGTGCAGTTGAACTCACTGTTGGTATGCATTATGTTTTTGATTCAAATAAAGATCCCTTTATATTTGATGTATCTCATCAATGTTATCCCCATAAACTTATAACTGGTAGATGGGAAGAGTTTGAAACTATTAGACAATTTAATGGCCTTAGTGGTTTTACAAAACCAAAAGAGAGTGATGCTGATTATTTTGTAGCAGGGCATAGCTCTACTTCTCTTTCCCTAGCAGTAGGTGCAGCAAAAGCTATCAAACTAAAAAAAGAAGATAGAGTACCAGTTGTTATGATTGGTGATGGTTCTATGACTGCTGGGATGGTTTATGAGGCACTAAATGAAATTGGTGATTTAAAACTTCCTATGGTAATCATTTTAAATGATAATGAGATGTCAATAGCAAAACCAATAGGTGCTATTTCTAAGTATTTATCTAAGTTATTAGCTGGAAAATATTATCAAGGTTTCAAAACAAAAGTTGATAAGTTTATAAAAAATAATATGCCAGAAGGTACAACTTATATAGCTAAAAGAATGGAAGAAGCTATGAAATTAATCACTCCTGGAATTTTATTTGAAGAGATGGGTGTTGATTATATTGGACCTATTGATGGACATGATATCAAAGAAGTACTTGAGACTTTAGAAATAGCAAAAGCTATGAAAAAACCAGTTATTGTTCATGCTCATACAGTAAAAGGAAAAGGTTATAAAATAGCTGAAGGTCAACATGAATGTTGGCATGGAGTTGGACCTTTTAATGTGGAAGATGGGGCATTTGTAAAAAAAGAAGCTCCAAAATCAGCAACTGCAGTTTTTGCAGATGCTTTACTTGAACTAGCAACAAAACATGAAAATGTAGTTGGAGTAACAGCTGCTATGCCAAGTGGAACTGGTATAGATAAACTTATGGATAAGTTTCCTGAAAGATTTTGGGATGTAGCAATTGCAGAACAACATGCTATTACTTCAATGGCTGCTATGGCAAAAGAGGGATTTAAACCTTTTATTACTATTTATTCTACCTTTTTACAAAGAGGATTTGACCAAATCATTCATGATGTATGTTTGTTAAGTATGCCAGTTGTATTTGCAATAGATAGAGCAGGAATAGTTGGAAATGATGGAGAGACACATCAAGGTACTTTTGATATATCATTTTTAAGATTTATTCCAAATATAGTTTTATTTGCTCCTAGATGTAATGAAACATTAAAGTTAGGTCTTGAATTTGCATATACTTTAAATAGTCCATGTGCTATTAGATATCCACGAGGTGCCTTTAAAGAAGTATGTGCAGAAGCTTCACCTTTTGAATTAGGTAAGGCAGAACTTCTAAAAGAAGGAACTTCAAATAAACTTTTCATAGCTTACGGAGCAGGTGTTGGAAGAGCCTGTGAAACAGAGAAACTTCATAGTGAAGATATTGCAATCTTAGATTTAAGATTTGTAAAACCACTAGATAAAGATACTTTAAAAGAGTTAGCTAAAAAATATGATGACTGGTATGTTTTCTCAGACTCTCAAAAACAAGGTGGAGTGGGAAGTGCCATTTTAGAATTTTTAAATGAAGAGAAAGTTTGTGTAAACTTGACAAGTTTTGAGTATGAAGATGATTTTATAGTGCATGGGGATACGAAAGTGGTGGAGGAGTCGTTAGGATTATTACCACAACAACTAGCTGATAAAGTAAAATAA
- a CDS encoding DMT family transporter codes for MKYYIYLVLAVLFWSGNVVVGRYVSTDISPMELSFFRWFFVVLILSPYTIKNSKRLIAIFRKNPLLYLLCGTLGISAYNTFIYLGVQHLTATNTLLINSSIPIFIIILSSILINTKITKIQGFGILLSTIGVVYLLLKGEYEALMKLEFTRYDLWIILACITWAIYSIYLKFKPKDIKPLEFLSIITFIGVVILFLVCVIFSFKFEYGFLHDEKLLFTLMYVSIFPSILSFYFWNSATYEVGATKAGQFIHLMPVFGFILAYIFLNESLHPYHIVGITFIATGIYLSIFLKRVEVAK; via the coding sequence ATGAAATATTATATTTATTTGGTTTTGGCAGTTTTATTTTGGTCAGGAAATGTTGTTGTAGGTAGATATGTTTCTACAGATATTTCACCCATGGAGTTATCATTTTTCAGATGGTTTTTTGTGGTGTTGATACTTTCACCTTATACTATTAAAAATAGCAAAAGATTAATAGCTATATTCAGAAAAAATCCACTATTATATTTACTTTGTGGAACTTTGGGTATTAGTGCTTATAATACTTTTATTTATTTGGGAGTGCAGCATTTAACTGCTACGAATACTTTATTAATAAACTCTTCAATTCCAATTTTTATTATTATCTTATCTTCAATACTAATAAATACAAAAATAACAAAAATACAAGGTTTTGGAATACTTCTATCGACTATAGGAGTTGTATATTTATTATTAAAAGGTGAATATGAAGCCTTAATGAAATTAGAGTTTACAAGATATGATTTATGGATTATCTTAGCTTGCATTACTTGGGCTATATATTCTATATATTTGAAGTTTAAACCAAAAGATATAAAGCCTTTGGAGTTTTTATCTATTATTACTTTTATTGGGGTTGTGATACTGTTTTTAGTTTGTGTAATATTTAGTTTTAAATTTGAGTATGGATTTTTGCATGATGAAAAATTATTATTTACTTTAATGTATGTATCAATCTTTCCTTCTATATTGTCATTTTATTTTTGGAACAGTGCGACATATGAAGTTGGAGCTACAAAAGCTGGTCAATTTATTCACTTGATGCCAGTCTTTGGTTTCATCTTGGCATACATATTTTTAAATGAGTCTTTGCATCCTTATCATATTGTAGGAATTACTTTTATTGCTACGGGTATTTATTTATCAATATTTCTAAAAAGGGTGGAAGTTGCTAAATAG
- a CDS encoding Bcr/CflA family multidrug efflux MFS transporter, which yields MKQNTKYNLPKGFVFILAMLGSITPLAIDVYLPAFKNIANYFYTSIDEVEITLSIYLLGFSLGQLIGGPLSDRYGRKIFIFTGLCIYITFSLLISQASSIHELWAFRFFQAIGGGFAVVNTNAIIRDIYHGKESARVFSIISMIMMVAPMVAPIIGTTILSFYSWKYIFIFLAIYTVCIIYFITKLPETSPKTKNKNIFKNYARIFLNKKAILLILAGGFGFSGMFVYITKSSFIYMDYFGVDAKYFTLLFGLNVFTLIIFSRLNMHYLKKYATFSLLRFGVSLQLLSAIGLYAFNEHNTIISVAFFIMIYVGALGFIFANAIALVLEDFGDISATTNSLYGVIGFIIASFVGFLASYFHDDTLSPIFILMATTSTLSFLILLYIKKFKV from the coding sequence ATGAAACAAAATACTAAATATAACTTACCAAAAGGTTTCGTTTTTATACTTGCAATGTTGGGTTCAATTACCCCTCTTGCTATTGATGTATATCTTCCAGCTTTTAAAAATATCGCAAACTATTTTTATACTTCTATTGATGAAGTTGAAATTACTTTAAGTATTTATCTCTTAGGTTTTTCTCTTGGACAACTGATTGGTGGTCCTTTATCAGATAGATATGGAAGAAAGATTTTTATATTTACAGGTTTATGTATTTATATTACTTTTTCTTTATTGATTTCACAAGCTTCATCTATCCATGAACTTTGGGCTTTTAGATTTTTTCAAGCTATTGGTGGTGGGTTTGCTGTTGTAAATACAAATGCTATTATTAGAGATATTTACCATGGAAAAGAATCAGCAAGGGTATTTTCTATCATCTCTATGATTATGATGGTGGCACCTATGGTTGCTCCTATTATAGGAACTACAATTTTGAGTTTTTATTCGTGGAAATATATTTTTATATTTTTAGCTATTTATACAGTTTGTATAATTTATTTTATAACAAAATTACCAGAAACTTCGCCTAAAACAAAAAATAAAAATATCTTTAAAAACTATGCACGAATTTTTTTAAATAAAAAAGCGATACTTCTTATTTTAGCTGGTGGATTTGGTTTTTCTGGAATGTTCGTATATATTACTAAGTCATCATTTATTTATATGGATTATTTTGGAGTTGATGCAAAATATTTTACACTTTTATTTGGATTAAATGTATTTACTTTGATTATTTTTAGTAGATTAAATATGCACTACTTAAAAAAATATGCAACTTTTAGCTTACTTCGTTTTGGAGTATCTTTACAGTTATTAAGTGCCATAGGTTTATATGCTTTTAATGAACATAATACCATAATAAGCGTTGCGTTTTTCATTATGATATATGTAGGTGCTTTAGGATTTATTTTTGCAAATGCTATTGCTTTGGTTCTTGAAGACTTTGGGGATATAAGTGCTACAACAAACTCTTTATATGGAGTGATTGGTTTTATTATTGCCTCATTTGTTGGATTTTTAGCAAGTTATTTTCATGATGATACCTTAAGTCCAATATTTATTTTGATGGCTACTACTTCTACTTTATCATTTTTGATACTACTATATATAAAAAAATTTAAAGTGTGA
- the pheA gene encoding chorismate mutase — protein MSEAGLLELRKKLDAIDDELLELINKRMDLVHEVGLLKAKSGGAIYRPEREKAIIDRLDTLNKGKLNRAAIEAFFLEIFAISRNFELPENIAYLGPEGSFTHQAAEARFGAMSSYISIGSIKGVFREVSTKKARFGVIPIENSSNGIVSDTINCLSTYNLKIIAEVVLNIHHTLATTCDKVKDIKKIYSKDIAFEQCRRFLENFGLDEVEHIPVESTTKAAKLALAEPNSAAICSHVGAKLYNLPILFENIEDKDNNKTRFFIISDFENAQSGNDKTSILVKLPNLQGVLVEFLTDFDKAKINLTKIKSHIVEGDSIFFIDFNGHKDDENVKEIFKKHKESIKFLGSYVKEIDDI, from the coding sequence ATGAGTGAAGCTGGATTATTAGAGTTAAGAAAAAAGTTAGATGCAATTGATGATGAACTTTTAGAACTTATTAATAAAAGAATGGATTTAGTTCATGAAGTGGGACTTTTAAAAGCAAAAAGCGGTGGAGCTATTTATAGACCAGAGAGAGAAAAAGCTATTATTGATAGACTTGATACTCTAAATAAAGGTAAATTAAATAGAGCTGCGATTGAAGCATTTTTCTTAGAGATATTTGCAATAAGTAGAAATTTTGAATTACCAGAAAATATTGCATATTTAGGGCCTGAGGGAAGTTTTACTCACCAAGCAGCCGAAGCTAGATTTGGAGCTATGAGTTCATATATTTCAATTGGTTCTATTAAAGGTGTATTTAGAGAAGTTAGTACAAAAAAAGCAAGATTTGGAGTTATTCCTATTGAAAACTCTTCTAATGGAATAGTCTCAGATACAATAAATTGTCTAAGCACTTATAATCTAAAAATTATTGCTGAAGTTGTTTTAAATATTCACCATACTCTTGCAACAACTTGTGATAAAGTAAAAGATATTAAAAAGATATATTCAAAAGATATTGCCTTTGAACAATGTAGAAGATTCTTAGAAAATTTTGGACTTGATGAGGTGGAACATATTCCAGTAGAGTCAACAACAAAAGCTGCAAAATTAGCTTTAGCCGAACCAAATAGTGCTGCTATTTGTTCACATGTCGGTGCAAAATTGTATAATCTTCCAATCTTATTTGAAAATATTGAAGACAAAGACAATAATAAAACTAGATTTTTTATAATAAGCGACTTTGAAAATGCACAAAGTGGAAATGATAAAACATCTATTTTAGTAAAACTACCAAATTTACAGGGTGTTTTAGTGGAGTTTTTAACTGACTTTGATAAGGCTAAAATCAATTTAACTAAGATAAAATCACATATTGTTGAAGGTGACTCTATCTTTTTTATTGATTTCAATGGGCATAAAGATGATGAAAATGTAAAAGAGATATTTAAAAAACATAAAGAATCTATTAAGTTCTTGGGTTCATATGTTAAAGAAATAGATGATATTTAA
- the maf gene encoding septum formation inhibitor Maf, which produces MIRLGSKSPTRAKILKAHNIEFIQSGGEFDEDTITTQNPKSFAYQATLGKFDELYKKYGVEEYPLLVSDSVVTTNDLLLRKAKDKNDAKRMLELQSGNQTSVISCMKYKSKTLELIDISITTYIFEKFDEKDMQNYLDSNEWMGKAGAIMVEGFCKPYIKEVIGYESTAMGLCVEKLKVFLE; this is translated from the coding sequence TTGATAAGATTAGGTTCAAAATCACCTACAAGAGCTAAGATTCTAAAAGCTCATAATATAGAGTTCATCCAAAGTGGAGGAGAGTTTGATGAAGACACAATCACAACCCAAAATCCAAAAAGTTTCGCCTACCAAGCAACCTTAGGAAAGTTTGATGAACTATACAAAAAATATGGAGTAGAAGAGTACCCTCTCTTAGTATCAGATTCAGTAGTAACAACAAATGACTTATTACTTCGGAAAGCAAAAGATAAAAACGACGCCAAAAGAATGCTAGAACTACAAAGCGGAAACCAAACCTCAGTAATAAGCTGTATGAAATACAAAAGCAAAACCCTAGAACTAATAGACATATCCATCACAACCTACATCTTCGAAAAATTCGATGAAAAAGATATGCAAAACTACCTAGACTCAAATGAATGGATGGGAAAAGCAGGAGCCATCATGGTAGAAGGATTTTGTAAACCATATATTAAAGAAGTGATAGGATATGAAAGTACTGCGATGGGACTTTGTGTGGAGAAATTGAAGGTGTTTTTGGAGTAA